From one Paeniglutamicibacter psychrophenolicus genomic stretch:
- a CDS encoding tRNA-dihydrouridine synthase, whose product MSKLFTPVTLAAPAGPGLDLRNRTVLAPMCQYSVTNHDGVPHAWHLAHLGARAAGGFGLVFTEATAVTAAGRISDADTGIWNDAQGSAWAPIVDFIHSQGAAAGIQLAHAGAKASTHPWLPGPIAAGETGNLPVPGRGWETDGPSASDAFGLAPATAMSTGQIADSVRDWAEAATRADAAGFDVAQIHAAHGYLVHEFLSPLTNTRTDAYGGSFENRTRYAREVIAAVRAAWPAHKPLAIRFSGDDWVAGGWRIADTVRFAAEAFELGVSAFDLSSAGIGKYHGPSGPGFQVPLAAAVKEAVPEAFVTAVGMINDPSQAEQVLVTGAADGVSIGRAALKNPNWPAVAAAALGSVRDAVPFAPQYWRAHW is encoded by the coding sequence ATGAGCAAACTCTTTACGCCGGTCACCCTGGCCGCCCCGGCGGGCCCCGGCCTGGACCTGCGCAACCGCACTGTGCTGGCCCCGATGTGCCAGTACTCCGTCACCAACCACGACGGGGTGCCGCACGCCTGGCACCTGGCACACCTCGGAGCCCGGGCCGCCGGCGGATTCGGGCTGGTGTTCACCGAGGCCACCGCCGTGACCGCCGCGGGCCGGATCAGCGACGCGGACACCGGCATCTGGAACGATGCCCAGGGAAGCGCCTGGGCACCGATCGTCGACTTCATCCATTCCCAGGGCGCGGCCGCCGGTATCCAGCTGGCGCATGCCGGAGCCAAGGCCTCCACCCACCCGTGGCTGCCGGGACCCATTGCAGCCGGGGAGACCGGGAACCTGCCGGTGCCTGGCCGCGGCTGGGAAACCGACGGCCCCTCGGCCTCCGACGCCTTCGGGCTGGCCCCGGCCACCGCAATGTCCACCGGGCAGATCGCCGACTCGGTCCGGGACTGGGCCGAGGCCGCAACACGCGCCGATGCGGCCGGATTCGATGTCGCCCAGATCCACGCTGCCCACGGGTACCTGGTCCACGAGTTCCTTTCCCCGCTGACCAACACCCGCACCGATGCATACGGCGGAAGCTTCGAGAACCGCACCCGCTACGCCCGCGAGGTCATCGCCGCGGTGCGCGCCGCCTGGCCGGCGCACAAGCCGCTGGCGATCCGCTTCTCCGGGGACGACTGGGTGGCCGGCGGGTGGCGGATCGCCGACACCGTGCGCTTTGCCGCCGAGGCCTTCGAGTTGGGGGTCAGCGCCTTCGACCTCTCCAGCGCCGGGATCGGCAAGTACCACGGGCCCTCCGGCCCGGGCTTCCAGGTGCCGCTGGCCGCGGCCGTGAAGGAGGCGGTGCCCGAGGCCTTCGTGACCGCCGTGGGCATGATCAACGATCCCTCGCAGGCCGAGCAGGTGCTGGTCACCGGCGCCGCCGACGGGGTCTCGATCGGCCGTGCGGCGCTGAAGAATCCGAACTGGCCGGCGGTTGCCGCAGCCGCACTGGGCTCGGTCCGCGACGCGGTGCCCTTCGCCCCGCAATACTGGCGCGCCCACTGGTAG